In one Pseudomonas sp. 31-12 genomic region, the following are encoded:
- a CDS encoding IclR family transcriptional regulator, with protein sequence MAGSQIERVFNVLESLTSDPRGLPMQLLAEQLDIPKSATHRLLAELIRLGYVRQNPENLRYHLSTKLVAMGFRYLSGSGADIVQPVLDRLAQETGELVRLGVIEGERQVWIAKSQGARSGLRYDPEMGRDAPLFYTASGHAWLACMSDAEALSLVERQGGERPKDLGPNAPRSNIELLERLRLAREQGYAWVEESSAVGTSAIAAVVRHPSEGRVIGVLSIAGPSARMPGARLHELAPLLVRYTEELAAASLASELFS encoded by the coding sequence ATGGCCGGCAGTCAGATCGAACGTGTCTTCAACGTGCTCGAAAGTCTCACCAGTGATCCTCGCGGTCTACCGATGCAGCTACTAGCGGAGCAGCTCGACATCCCTAAAAGCGCCACTCACCGTCTGCTCGCCGAGCTGATCCGGCTGGGGTATGTGCGGCAAAATCCGGAAAACTTGCGGTATCACTTGTCCACCAAACTGGTGGCTATGGGGTTTCGTTACCTGTCAGGCAGCGGTGCAGATATCGTTCAGCCCGTACTGGATCGCCTAGCCCAGGAAACCGGGGAGCTGGTGCGTCTTGGGGTGATTGAAGGTGAGCGGCAGGTCTGGATCGCCAAGTCTCAGGGCGCCCGTTCCGGCCTGCGTTATGACCCGGAAATGGGCCGCGATGCGCCGTTGTTCTATACCGCGTCGGGCCATGCGTGGCTGGCGTGCATGAGCGATGCCGAGGCGTTGTCACTGGTGGAACGCCAGGGCGGCGAGCGGCCAAAAGACCTCGGGCCGAATGCGCCGCGTTCCAACATTGAATTGCTCGAACGCTTGCGTCTGGCGCGGGAGCAGGGCTACGCCTGGGTCGAGGAAAGCTCGGCGGTGGGCACCTCGGCGATTGCGGCGGTGGTGCGGCACCCGAGCGAGGGGCGAGTGATCGGCGTGCTGAGTATCGCCGGGCCGAGTGCGCGGATGCCGGGGGCGCGGTTGCATGAGTTGGCGCCGCTGCTGGTGAGGTATACCGAGGAATTGGCGGCGGCGAGTCTGGCGTCGGAGTTGTTCAGTTAA
- a CDS encoding LysR family transcriptional regulator, giving the protein MQRVFDDLQLGSIELFCLAAEAGSFTAAALVAGVTPAAVSRSVSRMEERLGVRLFARTTRSVKLTDSGRRYYEECRQALAQLVEAQREVMGQQQQPSGTLRISIPTTYAHHRILPLLPAFRARFPDVKVESHISNRNIDFVGEGYDMAIRVRAIPDSGLIARHLEDAELVMIASPEYLKRAGVPQSLDDLAQHECIQYELPSSGRRIAWLFNDNGAPQEILAEGSFSCSDDVLGGVTLAKHGAGLFQTYRFIVENELANGSLVEVLKPYGGRSRPFTLLYPQSRHMPLRLRAFIDFLVEHLPR; this is encoded by the coding sequence ATGCAGCGAGTATTCGACGATCTTCAGCTGGGCAGCATCGAACTGTTTTGCCTCGCGGCCGAGGCCGGCAGCTTTACAGCGGCCGCGTTGGTGGCCGGCGTAACACCGGCCGCCGTGAGCCGTTCGGTGTCGCGCATGGAAGAACGCCTCGGCGTGCGGCTGTTTGCGCGCACCACCCGCAGCGTCAAGCTGACCGACAGTGGCCGGCGCTATTACGAGGAATGCCGTCAGGCGCTGGCTCAGCTGGTGGAGGCTCAGCGCGAGGTCATGGGCCAGCAGCAGCAACCGTCCGGCACACTGCGTATCAGTATTCCCACGACGTATGCGCACCACCGGATCTTGCCGTTGTTGCCGGCATTCCGGGCGCGGTTTCCAGACGTGAAAGTCGAGTCGCACATCAGCAATCGCAACATCGATTTCGTCGGCGAAGGCTATGACATGGCGATCCGCGTGCGGGCGATTCCGGATTCCGGTCTCATTGCCCGGCACCTTGAGGACGCCGAGCTGGTGATGATTGCCAGTCCCGAGTACCTGAAGCGCGCAGGTGTCCCGCAAAGCCTGGACGATCTTGCGCAGCACGAATGCATTCAGTACGAACTGCCCAGCAGCGGCCGGCGCATTGCCTGGCTGTTCAACGACAACGGCGCACCGCAGGAGATTCTTGCCGAGGGCAGCTTCAGTTGTTCTGACGATGTGCTCGGCGGCGTGACTTTGGCCAAACACGGCGCGGGGCTGTTTCAAACCTACCGCTTCATCGTCGAAAACGAGCTGGCCAATGGTTCGTTGGTCGAAGTGCTCAAACCTTATGGCGGACGCTCCCGGCCGTTTACCCTGCTCTATCCACAGAGTCGCCATATGCCGCTGAGACTGCGGGCATTCATCGATTTTCTGGTTGAACATTTGCCGCGTTAA
- a CDS encoding neutral zinc metallopeptidase, whose amino-acid sequence MLWKKGRRSDNVVDARGDSVGGGGGGMRFGGGKGLSLTAIVLIVGIGWLTGQDPMQILGELTGQMTEQSAPATNQSRKAPPANDEGAEFVRSILGDTEDTWGQIFQQAGRQYKNPTLVLFSNRVNSACGLATSATGPFYCPADQKVYLDMAFFQEMSQRFSAAGDFAQAYVIAHEVGHHVQTLLGVSAKIQTARQQGRQMEGDGGLLVRQELQADCLAGVWANNAQQRLNWLEPGDIEEALNAANAIGDDRLQQQGQGRVVPDSFTHGTSAQRVRWFKTGFAQGQVGQCDTFAAKNL is encoded by the coding sequence ATGCTATGGAAAAAAGGCCGACGCAGCGACAACGTGGTCGACGCCCGTGGTGATAGTGTCGGCGGCGGTGGCGGCGGGATGCGTTTCGGTGGCGGCAAAGGCCTGAGCCTGACCGCGATCGTCCTGATTGTGGGAATCGGCTGGCTCACCGGCCAGGATCCGATGCAAATCCTCGGCGAACTGACCGGGCAAATGACCGAACAATCGGCCCCGGCCACCAACCAGAGCCGTAAGGCGCCGCCGGCCAATGATGAAGGCGCCGAATTCGTGCGCTCGATTCTCGGCGATACCGAAGATACCTGGGGCCAGATTTTCCAGCAGGCCGGTCGGCAGTATAAAAACCCGACGCTGGTGCTGTTCAGCAACCGGGTGAATTCGGCATGCGGCCTGGCGACATCGGCGACCGGGCCGTTCTATTGCCCGGCCGACCAGAAGGTCTACCTGGACATGGCTTTTTTCCAGGAAATGTCGCAACGCTTTTCAGCGGCCGGTGACTTCGCTCAGGCCTACGTGATCGCTCACGAAGTCGGACACCATGTTCAGACATTGCTCGGCGTCTCCGCGAAAATTCAGACGGCCCGCCAGCAAGGCCGGCAGATGGAAGGTGATGGCGGTTTGTTGGTGCGCCAGGAGTTGCAGGCCGATTGCCTGGCCGGTGTCTGGGCCAACAACGCGCAGCAGCGTCTGAACTGGCTGGAACCGGGTGACATCGAAGAAGCCTTGAATGCGGCCAACGCCATCGGCGATGACCGTCTGCAGCAACAGGGTCAGGGCCGCGTGGTACCCGACTCGTTTACCCATGGCACATCAGCGCAAAGGGTGCGCTGGTTCAAAACCGGATTTGCGCAAGGCCAGGTGGGCCAGTGCGATACCTTTGCGGCGAAAAACCTGTAA
- the quiC gene encoding 3-dehydroshikimate dehydratase QuiC, whose product MQRSIATVSLSGTLPEKLEAIAAAGFDGVEIFENDLLYYDGSPREIKQMCADLGIAITLFQPFRDFEGCRRDRLSRNLERAERKFDLMQELGTDLVLVCSNASADSVGDEHILIDDLRLLAEHAGARGLRIGYEALAWGRHVNTWQQVWNIVRQADHPSLGVLLDSFHTLSLKGDPSAIAEIPGDKIFFVQMADAPILAMDVLEWSRHFRCFPGQGEFDLPGFLAPIIKSGYTGPLSLEIFNDGFRAAPPRANAADGLRSLLYLEEKTRQRLAQEAAPSTHPDILFETPKASGYNGIEFLEFAVDESLGAKLTHWLERLGFVKAGQHRSKSVSLLRQGDINLVLNCEPYSFAHSFFEAHGPSLCATAVRVKDSASALARAVAYKGQPYRGLVGPNELELAAVRAPDGSLIYLVDQEADVYGTDFNLQPATVTGGGLKRIDHMAMALPADSLDSWVLFYKSLLDFEADDEVVLPDPYGLVKSRALRSRDSSIRLPLNISENRNTAISHALSSYRGSGVHHIAFDCDDIFAEVSRAKEAGVPLLDIPLNYYDDLAARFDFDDEFLSELAYFNVLYDRDAQGGELFHVYTEPFEGRFFFEIIQRKNGYAGYGAANVAVRLAAMAKSRSGAVRQAKL is encoded by the coding sequence ATGCAGCGTTCCATTGCCACCGTTTCCTTGAGCGGTACCCTGCCGGAAAAACTCGAAGCCATTGCCGCCGCCGGTTTCGACGGGGTGGAGATTTTCGAAAACGACCTTCTCTACTACGACGGCAGCCCGCGGGAAATTAAACAGATGTGCGCCGATCTCGGGATCGCGATCACGCTGTTCCAGCCGTTCCGCGACTTCGAAGGCTGCCGCCGCGACCGTTTGTCTCGCAATCTGGAACGGGCCGAGCGCAAGTTCGACCTGATGCAGGAGCTGGGCACCGACCTGGTGCTGGTGTGCAGCAACGCGTCCGCCGACTCCGTCGGTGATGAACACATCCTCATCGATGACCTGCGCCTGTTGGCCGAACACGCCGGCGCACGCGGGTTGCGGATCGGCTACGAAGCATTGGCCTGGGGCCGGCATGTGAACACTTGGCAACAGGTGTGGAACATCGTCCGTCAGGCCGATCATCCAAGCCTCGGTGTGCTGCTGGACAGCTTTCACACGCTGTCGCTCAAGGGTGATCCGAGTGCGATCGCCGAGATTCCCGGTGACAAGATCTTCTTCGTGCAGATGGCCGACGCGCCGATCCTGGCGATGGATGTGCTGGAATGGAGTCGGCATTTCCGCTGCTTCCCGGGCCAGGGCGAATTCGATTTGCCGGGCTTCCTGGCACCCATCATCAAGAGTGGTTACACCGGGCCGCTGTCGCTGGAAATCTTCAATGATGGTTTCCGCGCCGCACCGCCTCGGGCCAATGCCGCCGACGGTTTGCGCTCGTTGCTGTATCTGGAGGAGAAAACCCGTCAGCGTCTGGCGCAGGAAGCGGCACCGTCGACCCATCCCGACATTCTGTTCGAGACGCCCAAAGCCAGCGGATACAACGGCATCGAGTTTCTCGAATTTGCAGTGGACGAAAGCCTTGGCGCCAAGCTCACCCATTGGCTGGAGCGCCTGGGTTTCGTCAAGGCCGGGCAACATCGCTCCAAGAGCGTGAGCCTGCTGCGCCAGGGCGATATCAACCTGGTCCTCAATTGCGAGCCTTACTCGTTTGCCCACAGCTTTTTCGAAGCCCACGGCCCTTCGCTGTGCGCCACCGCCGTGCGGGTCAAGGACAGCGCGAGTGCGCTGGCTCGAGCCGTGGCCTATAAAGGTCAACCGTATCGCGGATTGGTCGGCCCCAATGAACTTGAGCTGGCCGCCGTGCGCGCTCCGGACGGCAGCCTGATCTATCTGGTGGATCAGGAAGCTGATGTCTACGGCACCGACTTCAATCTGCAACCAGCCACGGTGACCGGTGGCGGCCTCAAGCGCATCGACCACATGGCGATGGCGCTGCCGGCCGACAGCCTCGACAGTTGGGTGCTGTTCTACAAGAGCCTGCTGGATTTCGAAGCCGACGACGAAGTGGTGCTGCCCGATCCGTACGGTCTGGTGAAGAGCCGGGCGTTGCGCAGTCGCGACAGTTCGATTCGCTTGCCGCTGAACATTTCCGAGAACCGCAACACCGCGATCTCACACGCGCTGTCGAGTTATCGCGGCTCCGGTGTGCATCACATTGCGTTTGATTGCGATGACATCTTTGCCGAAGTCAGTCGTGCGAAAGAGGCGGGCGTGCCGCTGCTGGATATCCCGCTCAATTACTACGACGACCTTGCTGCACGATTCGACTTCGATGACGAATTCCTCAGCGAACTGGCGTATTTCAACGTTCTTTATGACCGTGATGCCCAGGGCGGTGAGCTGTTCCACGTTTATACCGAGCCGTTTGAAGGGCGGTTCTTCTTCGAAATCATCCAGCGCAAAAATGGCTACGCCGGTTACGGCGCGGCTAACGTGGCGGTGCGCCTGGCGGCCATGGCCAAATCCCGAAGCGGTGCCGTACGTCAGGCAAAGTTGTAG
- the aroQ gene encoding type II 3-dehydroquinate dehydratase: MSPIVLVLNGPNLNLLGTREPATYGHETLADISALCGRAAEEFGLAVEFRQTNHEGELLDWIHTARGRCAGIVINPAAWTHTSVAIRDALIASELPVVEVHLSNVHAREPFRHHSFVSAIATAVMAGFGSHGYRLALDYFSQRLKG; the protein is encoded by the coding sequence ATGTCCCCTATCGTTCTGGTGCTCAACGGCCCGAATCTGAACCTGCTCGGCACTCGCGAACCGGCGACGTACGGCCACGAAACCCTGGCCGACATTTCGGCGCTGTGCGGACGCGCCGCCGAAGAGTTCGGCCTGGCCGTGGAGTTTCGCCAGACCAATCACGAAGGCGAATTGCTCGACTGGATTCACACAGCCCGCGGCCGTTGCGCCGGGATCGTGATCAACCCGGCGGCCTGGACACACACGTCAGTGGCGATCCGCGATGCCTTGATCGCCAGCGAATTGCCGGTGGTCGAAGTCCACTTGTCCAACGTCCACGCCCGCGAGCCCTTCCGGCATCACTCCTTCGTTTCAGCCATTGCCACTGCGGTGATGGCCGGTTTCGGCAGCCACGGTTATCGCCTGGCGCTGGATTATTTCAGCCAACGTTTGAAGGGGTGA
- a CDS encoding DUF2442 domain-containing protein: MKTIQAGMLADRPVTEAVLDEAIQRGQVRQKSGLQAISVRFMEPCLAVSFTDGSGVLLPVQHYPEFDDFDIEDFVDLKVGFSGTALCHVGKDLHVSIAGMISASKPLMDMAASVIASRNGRQSSSAKAEAARANGRKGGRPRKAEVTE; the protein is encoded by the coding sequence ATGAAAACGATACAGGCAGGAATGCTGGCCGATCGGCCCGTCACCGAGGCCGTGCTGGATGAAGCCATCCAGCGCGGGCAAGTGCGCCAAAAAAGCGGATTGCAGGCGATTTCGGTGAGGTTTATGGAACCTTGTCTGGCGGTCAGCTTTACTGATGGCAGTGGCGTGCTGCTGCCTGTGCAGCACTACCCGGAATTTGATGATTTCGACATCGAGGATTTCGTAGATCTGAAAGTCGGCTTTTCCGGAACCGCCCTGTGCCATGTTGGCAAGGATCTGCACGTGTCCATCGCCGGGATGATTTCGGCGAGCAAGCCTTTGATGGACATGGCAGCCTCGGTCATCGCCTCGCGCAATGGTCGCCAAAGCAGCTCCGCCAAAGCCGAGGCTGCGCGGGCTAATGGCCGTAAAGGCGGGCGTCCGCGCAAGGCAGAGGTCACCGAATGA
- a CDS encoding DMT family transporter, producing MTASTPLSGVNQPFKGILLIVVATFLFSSHDAFSKYLSGFYPIVMVVWARYVVHTLLMAGIFLPQSGLRVLRTKRPMLQLVRALCLLGTSLFFTTGLQYIPLAEATAVNFLAPVLVTALSVPLLGERVTRGQWIAVICGFVGVLIIVHPGGDLFTPAVLLPLCSALFFCFYQLLTRKLSNIDSPTTSNFFAGLCNTLVMSALVPFFWQVPTLGHGFMMVALGTCGMTAHLFLTQAFRHAAPALLAPFGYCQIVFAGLLGWLLFSHTPTLTTVIGIAVICCSGLAAAWQQSRR from the coding sequence ATGACAGCCAGCACTCCGCTCTCCGGCGTAAACCAGCCCTTCAAAGGGATCCTGCTGATTGTCGTTGCGACGTTCCTGTTCTCCAGCCATGACGCTTTTTCGAAATACCTCTCGGGCTTCTATCCGATCGTGATGGTGGTCTGGGCTCGTTATGTGGTTCACACCCTACTGATGGCCGGGATTTTTCTGCCGCAATCCGGGCTGCGCGTCCTACGGACCAAACGGCCGATGCTGCAGTTGGTGAGGGCGTTGTGCCTGTTGGGCACCAGTCTGTTTTTTACCACCGGCCTGCAGTACATCCCCTTGGCCGAAGCGACGGCGGTCAACTTTCTTGCACCGGTGCTGGTGACCGCGTTGTCGGTGCCGCTGCTGGGTGAGCGTGTCACCCGTGGCCAATGGATTGCGGTGATTTGCGGGTTTGTCGGCGTGTTGATCATCGTTCATCCCGGCGGCGACCTGTTCACGCCAGCGGTGTTGCTGCCGCTCTGTTCGGCGCTGTTTTTCTGCTTCTATCAACTGCTCACCCGCAAGCTCAGCAACATCGACAGCCCGACCACCAGCAACTTTTTCGCCGGCCTGTGCAACACCCTGGTGATGAGCGCGCTGGTGCCGTTCTTCTGGCAAGTGCCGACCCTTGGGCATGGCTTCATGATGGTGGCGCTGGGGACCTGCGGGATGACCGCGCATCTGTTTCTGACCCAGGCCTTCCGCCACGCCGCGCCCGCGTTGTTGGCGCCGTTCGGTTATTGCCAGATTGTGTTTGCCGGTCTGCTGGGTTGGCTGCTGTTCTCCCACACACCGACCCTGACCACGGTGATCGGGATCGCGGTGATTTGCTGCAGCGGGTTGGCGGCGGCGTGGCAGCAGAGTCGTCGGTAA
- a CDS encoding TetR/AcrR family transcriptional regulator, which produces MTITSELSAAPAEPIAEPRKSRKNNPEKTRENILQEAIVEFVQQGLSGARVDAIAERIHTSKRMIYYYFGSKEQLYVEVLEKLYGDIRNTENHLHLAELAPVEAIRRLVEFTFDHHDRNVDFVRIVSIENIHNAEYVKRSDAIKAMNNTILDSLGVILRRGAEEGVFRSGLEPLDVHLLISSFCFYRVSNRHTFGEIFQIDLPDESIKQRHREMICESVLRYLQA; this is translated from the coding sequence ATGACGATAACTTCAGAACTCTCCGCAGCGCCCGCCGAACCCATTGCCGAGCCGCGCAAGAGTCGCAAGAACAACCCGGAAAAGACCCGCGAGAACATTCTTCAAGAGGCAATTGTCGAGTTCGTCCAGCAAGGGCTTTCCGGTGCTCGCGTCGACGCGATCGCCGAGCGCATCCACACCTCCAAACGCATGATCTATTACTACTTCGGCAGTAAGGAGCAGCTCTACGTCGAGGTGCTGGAGAAACTCTACGGCGATATCCGCAATACGGAAAACCACCTGCACCTGGCCGAACTGGCCCCGGTGGAGGCGATCCGGCGGTTGGTGGAGTTCACCTTCGATCACCATGATCGCAATGTCGATTTCGTGCGCATCGTCAGCATCGAGAACATTCACAACGCTGAATACGTGAAGCGCTCCGACGCGATCAAGGCGATGAACAACACCATCCTTGACTCACTGGGCGTGATTTTGCGTCGCGGGGCCGAAGAGGGCGTGTTCCGTTCAGGGCTTGAGCCGCTGGATGTGCATTTGCTGATCAGCTCGTTCTGCTTTTATCGCGTGTCGAACCGCCACACCTTCGGTGAGATCTTTCAGATCGACTTGCCGGATGAAAGCATCAAGCAGCGGCATCGGGAGATGATCTGCGAGTCGGTCTTGCGATACCTGCAGGCCTGA
- a CDS encoding MFS transporter — protein MTPASGGIGDKIRGAMAVGKTRWGMLALVFFATTLNYIDRAALGVMQPILAKEMSWTAMDYANINFWFQVGYAIGFVLQGRLIDRVGVKRVFFCAVLLWSLATGAHGLATSAVGFMVCRFILGLTEAANYPACVKTTRLWFPAGERAVATGIFNAGTNVGAMFTPMLLPLILHVWGWQAAFLCMASLGGIWLLFWGLKYFNPEDHPSVKQSELDYIQKEVEPEQARVPFSKILRMRGTWAFALAYSMTAPVFWFYLYWLPPFLNQQYNLGINVTQMGIPLIIIYLTADFGSVGGGILSSFMIGRGMNPIKARLLSMFLFACCIVGVIMAAGSSSLWVAVFAISLAIGAHQAWTANIWSLVMDYTPKHMMSTVFGFGGMCAAIGGMFMTQLVGHILTVTNNNYTVLFTLIPAMYFIALIWMYFMSPRKIPTVTE, from the coding sequence ATGACTCCTGCCAGCGGCGGCATCGGCGACAAGATTCGCGGCGCCATGGCGGTCGGCAAAACCCGTTGGGGCATGCTGGCGCTGGTGTTTTTCGCCACCACGCTCAACTACATCGACCGCGCGGCACTGGGCGTCATGCAGCCCATCCTCGCCAAGGAAATGAGCTGGACGGCGATGGACTACGCCAACATCAACTTCTGGTTTCAGGTCGGCTACGCCATCGGTTTCGTGCTGCAAGGCCGGCTGATCGACCGGGTCGGCGTGAAACGCGTGTTCTTCTGCGCGGTGTTGCTCTGGAGCCTGGCGACCGGCGCCCACGGCCTGGCCACTTCGGCGGTCGGCTTCATGGTTTGCCGATTTATCCTCGGGCTGACGGAAGCCGCCAACTACCCGGCTTGCGTGAAAACCACGCGTTTGTGGTTCCCGGCCGGCGAACGCGCCGTGGCCACCGGCATCTTCAACGCCGGCACCAACGTCGGCGCGATGTTCACACCGATGCTGCTGCCGCTGATCCTGCACGTATGGGGCTGGCAAGCCGCGTTCCTGTGCATGGCGTCACTGGGCGGGATCTGGTTGCTGTTCTGGGGTTTGAAGTACTTCAACCCGGAAGATCATCCGAGCGTCAAACAATCGGAACTGGACTACATCCAAAAAGAAGTCGAGCCGGAACAGGCCCGCGTCCCGTTCTCGAAAATCCTGCGCATGCGGGGCACCTGGGCCTTTGCCCTCGCCTACTCCATGACTGCGCCGGTGTTCTGGTTCTACCTGTACTGGCTGCCGCCGTTTCTCAATCAGCAATACAACCTGGGGATCAACGTGACCCAGATGGGCATCCCACTGATCATCATCTACCTGACCGCCGACTTCGGCAGCGTTGGCGGCGGGATCCTCTCTTCGTTCATGATCGGCCGCGGCATGAACCCGATCAAGGCGCGACTGTTGTCCATGTTCCTGTTCGCCTGCTGCATCGTCGGCGTGATCATGGCGGCGGGTTCGAGCAGTCTGTGGGTCGCGGTGTTCGCCATTTCCCTGGCCATCGGCGCGCACCAGGCCTGGACCGCGAACATCTGGAGCCTGGTGATGGACTACACGCCTAAACACATGATGAGTACGGTATTCGGCTTCGGCGGCATGTGCGCCGCCATCGGCGGGATGTTCATGACCCAGTTGGTCGGCCACATCCTGACCGTCACTAACAACAACTACACCGTGCTGTTCACCCTGATTCCGGCGATGTACTTCATTGCCCTGATCTGGATGTACTTCATGTCGCCGCGCAAGATTCCTACCGTCACCGAGTAA
- a CDS encoding 4-oxalocrotonate tautomerase family protein, giving the protein MPFVSVRITRDGVTREQKAQVIAEITDTLKRVLGKPPELTHIVIEEVDTDNWGYAGITTTEYRKNQPG; this is encoded by the coding sequence ATGCCTTTCGTCAGCGTACGCATCACCCGTGACGGCGTCACCCGGGAGCAGAAAGCCCAGGTCATCGCCGAAATTACCGACACCCTGAAACGCGTCCTCGGCAAGCCGCCGGAGCTGACCCACATCGTGATCGAGGAAGTCGATACTGATAACTGGGGGTACGCGGGCATCACCACCACCGAGTATCGAAAAAACCAGCCGGGATGA
- a CDS encoding DUF4160 domain-containing protein — protein sequence MRLFSYKGFSMVIMLRDEHCPPHAHVDAGSWSARFKFCFWHNSVELWDVVPHLNRPPVAVLEGLRHALGQPAHLRRARAIWWDKLQTVCLDHQKWDWQTSEVVVVKRIASTTWMIGSACYEPETNKTLLALIGVPEGVEIQL from the coding sequence ATGCGATTATTCAGCTACAAAGGATTTTCAATGGTGATCATGCTGCGCGATGAACACTGTCCGCCGCACGCGCATGTAGACGCCGGAAGCTGGAGTGCACGCTTCAAATTCTGCTTTTGGCACAACAGTGTCGAGCTGTGGGATGTGGTTCCTCATTTAAACCGGCCACCTGTGGCAGTGCTGGAAGGGTTGCGGCACGCACTTGGACAGCCCGCCCACCTGCGACGCGCCCGGGCCATCTGGTGGGACAAGCTACAAACGGTCTGTCTCGATCATCAGAAATGGGACTGGCAGACCAGCGAAGTCGTGGTGGTAAAAAGGATTGCGAGTACGACCTGGATGATTGGCTCGGCTTGCTATGAACCCGAGACGAACAAGACCCTGCTGGCGCTGATCGGTGTTCCGGAGGGGGTGGAGATCCAACTATGA
- a CDS encoding shikimate dehydrogenase has product MTQNNAVLAGLIGAGIQASRTPALHEHEGHAQGLRYLYRLIDLDQLKLDSSALPDLLMAAERMNFTGLNITFPCKQAIIPLLDELSPEARGIGAVNTVVLKDGKRIGHNTDCLGFAEGFRRGLKDVARERVVQMGAGGAGAAVAHALLSEGVQLLSIFDVEISRAQALADNLNQHFGAGRAVAGHDLPSTLGQANGLVNTTPMGMKKLPGMPVPVELLRAELWVAEIVYFPLETELLRNARALGCRTLDGGNMAVFQAVKAFELFSGVVPDAQRMLAHFQSMNG; this is encoded by the coding sequence GTGACTCAGAACAACGCGGTATTGGCCGGGCTGATCGGCGCCGGCATCCAGGCTTCCCGTACCCCGGCGCTGCACGAGCATGAAGGTCATGCCCAGGGTTTGCGTTATCTCTATCGCTTGATCGACCTCGATCAGCTGAAACTCGATAGCAGCGCCCTGCCCGACCTGCTGATGGCCGCCGAGCGAATGAACTTCACCGGTTTGAACATCACCTTCCCGTGCAAGCAAGCGATCATCCCGCTGCTCGACGAATTGTCGCCGGAAGCTCGCGGCATCGGGGCGGTGAATACGGTGGTGCTGAAGGACGGTAAACGCATCGGCCACAACACCGATTGTTTGGGATTTGCCGAGGGTTTTCGCCGTGGATTGAAGGACGTTGCCCGCGAGCGTGTGGTCCAGATGGGCGCTGGCGGCGCAGGTGCAGCGGTGGCCCACGCGCTGCTGAGCGAAGGCGTACAGCTGCTGAGTATTTTTGATGTGGAGATCAGCCGCGCTCAAGCCTTGGCGGACAACCTCAATCAACACTTCGGCGCTGGCCGGGCCGTGGCGGGGCATGATTTGCCGAGCACGTTGGGCCAAGCGAATGGGTTAGTGAACACCACGCCCATGGGCATGAAAAAACTGCCGGGCATGCCGGTGCCGGTGGAGTTGCTTCGGGCTGAATTGTGGGTGGCGGAGATTGTTTATTTTCCGCTGGAAACCGAGTTGCTACGCAACGCCCGCGCCTTGGGTTGTCGTACGCTGGATGGCGGCAACATGGCGGTGTTTCAGGCGGTGAAGGCGTTTGAATTGTTCAGTGGCGTGGTGCCGGATGCGCAGCGGATGTTGGCGCATTTTCAGAGCATGAATGGCTAA